The sequence below is a genomic window from Halodesulfovibrio sp. MK-HDV.
CTAATCTTTTTTGTTTAAGCTTTTTACCCAGCCTACAACGTTAATGGCTACCCATGTAGCGCAAATAATGTTGGCGGCAAAGGAGGCATAGATAACGTACTTAACGATAACTTCCATATATCCTCCTACAGGAGTTTTTCAGGTACGAATGCACCTTTGGGCTCAATGTTTTTAGTTGCCATATGTACAACGAACAGAACAAGACAGTTGGCAAGGATGCCGACTAAGTTAGCCGGAATGCCATATGGTTCGTGCAGTACTTTATCACCCCAGATAAGGCAGGCTGTGAGACCGAAAAGGATAGCAGGTGCACCAGCGTATGGGGATATTTTGATGGTACCGAGTTTACCGGAAAGGGCGATAAGCAGTGGAGGAAGAACAGCTGATGGCCAGAGTTTGAATACGTACACCATGAGACCGAATACATCCTGGAAAAGGACAGCAACGGCGATAGAACCACCACCGATGATCAAAGTAGCCCAACGGGACTGCTTAAGCAGGGCGGCTTGTGTTGCCGTTTTATTAATGAATTCGTTGTAGATATCGCGGGTGTAGATAACCGCAGCGGTGTTAATGAATGAATCGCCTGTAGACATAACAGCAGCGAGCAATGCACCGAATACGATACCAGCGAGACCCATAGGTAACGTGTCACGTACGAGGTTGGTCAATGCAAGACCCGGCTCTACGTTTGGCTGTAGAACGAGTGAGGCAAGACCGATACCTGCGGTAGTGGCAAGGAAGAAGCCGTAGTAACCTGCAAAGATGAGAACACCTTTTTTGGAATCCTTGGCGGATTTAGCCGTTGCGTATCGCTGAATAAAGTACGGAGCACAGAATTCACCAAGCAGGAACGCTAGGAAAAATCCTAAGAGTTGTAATGGAGACCAGTCAGCAAAAGGCTGGAGTTTGGCAGCCATTTCAGGTGTTGAGTGAAGTACTTCCATTATGTGGTCGAAGCCACCGGCATTGTTCATAGCAAGGATACCACACAAGGAGATACCAAGTGCGAGAACAACGTACTGAACAGCATCAGTAAGTACTACCGCCAGCATACCGCCGGACCATGTGTAGGCAACTGTAATAACGGAAGAAAGAATTGCGGCTGGAATAATATCCATGCCTGTGGCGGTCTGAAGAATTCGACCCATAGCAAGAATCTGAACCCCGAACAGCGCGAGACAGAACAAAAATGCTACAATACTTGAGAAAAGGCGTCCCATTCGACCATAATACAGGCCAAATATGTCACCAATACTGTAAATGTTTTTACCGGCTTCACGCACTTTGCCTGCGATGAAAAAGCCGGACCAGAACTGGTTGATTACTACCCCGAGAAGACCTGCAAAAACTACAATGCCTGCCTTATGCATAAATGCAATACGACCAATTGTTGCCCCACCACCACACAGTGTTGCAGCAATTGTAGCAAATAGAATCGCAGTTGGCACACTACGACCAGCAACAGCGTAATCGTCGAAATTTTCGACCTTACTCATTGTGTAGATGCCCATCCAAATGACAAGCCCGAAGTAAAGAAATACTACGAGCATGTCTAACCAGTGAAGTCCCATGCATACTCCTCATTGTTTGATCGCTAATCGACATAAAGTCGTCAACAAATGACAGAATAGCGAGATTATTTTCGTACACTATTCAAAGACTGCATTTGCTATGAGCAAGGAGTATACCACTTGATTTTGTTAGTGTAACTGTATGATATTCTTAAAATAGTGCAGAAATTGTAATAGCTGCTCAATGTGTAACATTCTATTACAGTTGAGTGAATGTTCAATAAAAAAACAGGGCTGGAGTGCCCTGTTTTCGGTAAATAACAAAATTGTTTTTGTGTAATGACTCAGTGTGTAACGAATCTTTACATGTAATGAATCGTTACATCAGTTTTGTGAAAGGTCATATTTTTTAAGCTTTCTATACAATGTCGGTCTGCTTACACCGAGAGAACGTGCTACTTTGCTGATGTTGCTATCATTTTCATTCATCAAGCGCGCGATAAGTGCCTGTTCCATCTCTCCCAACATTGCTTCACTATTTGTATCCAAATTAGCGACTTCTGCCGGAACATTTGCGTGGTTTGAATGGTCGCTGTCAGATGCAATATTCTGCGCTGTTCGTGTATCTGTGTAATCAAGTCCAAGATCATCCGGCATGATCACACGTTGCTCACAAATGTTTACTGCACGTTCTACAGAGTTTTCAAGTTGGCGAATATTGCCGGGCCATGTGGCCTGTGAAAACGCCTGCAGGGCAGAGCTGCTGTATTCCAAATCCGGCTTTCCGAGGCGAGGGCGGATGCGGTGAAGAAATGTTTCGGCAAGTGTCAACACGTCATTTCCACGATCACGCAGCGGTGGAATTGTAATGTTCAATGTGCTGATACGGTAGAATAAATCTTCACGGAAGGTTCCGCGTTTAATTGCTGTGTCGAGATCTACGTTGGTTGCAGCAATAATGCGCAGGTCAACTTTTATGGTTTGCATATCTCCGACACGGTTTACTTCACCGGACTGCAAGGCTCGTAAAATTTTTACCTGCATATCAAGAGGCATGTCTCCGATTTCATCTAGGAACAGTGTGCCGCCATCTGCCAATTCAAATTTACCCGGACGTCCGCCTTTGCGTGCTCCGGTAAATGCGCCTTCCACATACCCGAATAATTCACTTTCAAGTAATTCGTTCGGAATAGCTCCGCAGTTGATGACAACAAATGGTTTGTTGTGCCGTGGGCTGGCATTATGAATCGCTTGCGCAAATAATTCTTTACCCGTGCCTGTTTCTCCATGAAGGAGCACGGCTGCATCGCCTCGTGCGGCTGCGTTTGCGACCTTTTTAGCTTCCTTAAGTGATGAACTGGAACCGATGATAGAATTGAACGTAAAACGAGCCTGAGAACCCGCCATTTCGTTTGCCAATTGCAATATCCTGTCGTGTTCTACGACCAAGAGCATACCGCCTGCACTTTCGCCGTCAGGCATTGTGATAGGGTCGAGGGTACAGACAAGCTGAAAGCGCGAATCGCCACGAATGAATGTTACTTCCCTTTCTGTGAACCCTTGCTTGGCGCGCAGAGTCTGCTTCCAGTTCATGCGTGTGCGTGTGAGCGCAGAAATATTAAGGGACTCTTGAGAATCCGGACTGTGAAGAGAAGCGCTGCTAGCATTACTTTGATCAAGTCCAAGAAGCGCTGTAGCTTTTTTATTGATCTGAACAATGTCTCCATCACCGTTGAGAGTAATGATCCCTCGCTGATCGGATTCCATAAGCGCAGTCATATATGTGTTACGGATAGCTATTTCGCGTGCTTTTTCAATTTCACCAATCTGAGATCGAATTGCCTTTGCGGTGAGAATAACCATACCGAGCGTGTGAATATGTACAGCACTGGCTAAACCGCTCAAAGCAATTACGCCGAGGAGCTTGCCGTTGTTGTCATGTACTGGTGTGGCTGAGTTGGTAATATGATGTGCGCGTTTGCAGAACATCTCTTTACCGGAAATTTGAATAGGGATGCCTTCAATGAGAACGAGTCCGATGCCGCAAGTACCTACAGCTTCTTCTGTCCAAAGATAACCGGGCATACAGTTACCCTTCTTGTAATGCGAGAGCAGGTGGGCATCTCCCAGCGTATGGAGAACATATCCGTCTGCATCAGCAACAGCCATACAGAAACCTGAACCCTGTAGAATTCGGTACAAGGTGGACATTTGTGTGGTCACAAGGTCGTAGAACGGCTGGCTGTCTTTTATCCGCTGCCGCAGCATTTCTGGAGATATTTTATATTTTTCAGGAGCAGAAGTCTGGTTAGGGTCGATCCCTGCGGCTCTGGAACGAGCATGGGATTCTTCGATGATTTGCACATGGCTGCGCGCTTTGAATTGCGTACTTACAAATAACTCACTGCCCTGAGCAGTTGTGTGTCGTGAACTAATGTTCTGCATTACTTCTTCCCCCAACAGAATGAGCAAAATAGGTGTAACATTTTGTTACGGTATACCCTGTGTATTGCGTAGAAAAAGTGTAAATGCAAGCGGGAATAAGTTGAGCAATATCAGGTAAATAAAAAGCCCCGACACCTAAGTGCCGGGGCTCATTATATCATCTATTGCGTTGTACTAAACAGATTCGTGTGCAGTACGTGCGATGAGGTCGTTCTGGAGATCTGGGGACAGATCTACGAAGTATGCAGAGTAACCTGCGATACGAACGATAAGGCTACGGTATTTTTCTGGATCTTTCTGAGCAGCAACCAAGGTATCTTTGTTGATAACGTTGAACTGTACGTGCCAGAGTTTAAGGTCGCAGAAAGTACGGATGAAGGATACGAGTTTATCGGTACCTTCTTCGCCTTCAACACACTTCGGAGTGAACTTGATGTTCAACATACGAGCAGCGCGATCGCGGTGGCCGTAGTTTTTAGAAGTGTAGTTAGAAAGAAGAACTGCGGTAGGACCGTTGTGGTCAGCACCGTGAGATGCTGATGAACCGTCAGAGAGAGCAGTCCAAGCAAGACGACCGTTAGGAGATGCACCAACTACTTTACCGAAAGGTACGTGGGAGGTGAACGGTACGTAACGTACGTCGTTGTGCATGCCGAGTTCTTTAGCGTATTTCTGACCGTAGAGAACGTTGAGGCTATCAACTTTGTTCGCTACTTCATCAGCGTACACGTCGTCGTTGCCGTAGCAAGGAGCGGTCATGAGGAGCTGACGAACGTCTTCTTTACCTTCGAAGTTGCAATCACAAGCTTCGATAACTTCTTTCATAGTAAGTTTTTTGTCTTCGAAAACGAGTTTCTTGATAGCGCAGAGTGAGTCTACGAGAGTACCAAGGCCCATGTGCTCGAAGTAACCCATGTTGATTCCTTCAGGAATCTGTGGGGTATGGAGATCAACACAATGCTTCATGCAGAGATCGTGCATTGCGGAACCCATTGGCTGAGCAAAGTGCTTAGCACGAAGGTTGTTGATCACGTACTGCTGGTAGAATGCAGTCTTGAGGAAGTGGTGATGCTGTTTTTCATAAGCATTCCAGAATTCGTCCCAAGAGTTCATTTCGAGTGGGTTGCCGGTTTCGAGGCCGAGAACTTCATCGCCATGTTTGAGCATTTTGCCGTTGTGCAGAACCATTTCGAGAGCTGCTACGAAGTTGATGTATGCACCACCGGATGTGTATGTGTCGCGGTTAGGCATACGTGCTTCGGTACAACCGGAAACAGCGTAGTCGTATGCTTCAGCAAAGGTTGCACCTTTGGAAACATAAAGAGGTACTACTTCTTCATCGTTGATGAGTTTAGGGAAGCCGGAGCCGTCCTTAATAGTCTCAGCAACGTCAGCGAGGTAGCGCTCTGGGGAACGGGAGTGAATACGCGCTGCAAGGTCAGGGTAGTGAAGCGGGAATTCACGTTTTGATTTAAGGAACATGTAAGTCAGTTCGTTGGTTGCGTCGCGACCTTCTGGAGTCTGACCACCAATTGTTACTGCTTCCCAGTGAGCGTAGCCTTCGTTGAAAGCGCCACCGGTAGGGGAAACGTAAAGGTCGATGAACTGTGCCATGCCAACCCAGAGACACTCGAGAAGTTCAAGAGCTTTCTCGTCGTCAATGATACCAGCTTCGATATCAGCCTGGTAGTATGGGTAGAAGTACTGGTCCATACGGCCATTAGATACGATTGTACCAGTTTTCTGCTCGATACGAGAGAACATCTGGGTGAACCACTGGGACTGAACAGCTTCGTGGAAAGTACGAGCTGGGTGCTCAGGAACGTGAGCACAAACTTCAGCCATTTTCTCGAGTTCAGCTTTACGAACTGGATCAGATTCTTTCTTAGCGAGTTCAGCTGCGAGTTCTGCGTGACGGCGAGCCCAAGTGATGATTGCATCACAAACGATTACGATACCTTCGAGGAAAGGTTTTTTCTCAACGTTATCGATAGGGGAAAGCGGATCGAGAGCTTCGATTTTTTCGAGAGCTTCTGCTTTAATGCCACCGAAACCACGTTTGAGGATCTTTTCGTAGTCGTGAACCCACTGAATGGAAGAACGGAAAGAAGAAGTTTCGTTAACGATGAAGCGGGAGTTAAGACCTTCAGGATCATCGTAAGAAAGTTTGTGAACTTCTTCAGGGAAAGATTTGTTGAGAGCTTCGTGGTAGGTTTTGCCCTGCCAGTAAGGAGCGATCTCTTCAACTACTACTTTAGCATCTTCAGGAGTAATAGAGAAAGGAGACTCGGTACGGTTTGGAAGATCTTCAACTGCAACACCAAGGAAGTCACCGTCAAGTTCAGGGTAGAGCAGACCGTAACGACCTTTTACACCACCACGACCACAAATGAGGTTGTCGTCGTCGATGTAAACGGTGATGTTTTCAGCTACGTGCTTCATTGCTTTTGCCCAACGCAGGCAGAGCATTTCACCTTCGGTCTCTTTCATGGAGTCGGTGAAGTATTTAGCACGTTCAATGTCGATCATTGGACGAACGTTGTCGAAGGTTTCGAGGATTTTAAATACACGCGGATGGGATGCGCGGTAGATATCTTCTTTGCCTTCAATTTTATCGAGCAGACGCTGTTCGTGAGGTGATACACAACAAGACATAACTGACTCCTGTGAATTAGGTTCAAAGTAGGCGACACATATATAATATGCGCGGTACCTGTGGGGTTGAAAATGCTGCGGCCGCTGTGTGCTCAGCAGCAGTAAATTTTATTCTCTTTAATGAGGATGCGGTCTTCAGTAGCTATTTTCAGTGATCGTTAGAACAAGCTACTGTGAGATTCGCGCCCTGTGGTTTTCTTAGAGCAAAGGTGATGCCAACATGTGCAGAAAGAGCGTTTTTAGTTACTATTTGACATAAAAAAAGCTGTTTTCATGGGGCGGGAAGAGTATTGATGAATTGCAAAAGAGGTTCAAAAAAATTGAAACACTGCCTCAATCCTATTGAATAAAGCGGAGTTTAGGCTTTTGAGCTTGGTGATGTTTTTAGCGCTTAGCCGGTACCAGAATTAAATTGAATGAAGGCGCGTTTGCTTTGTGAAAAATAGCTCGCAGCGGAGAAGGAAGGACGGAGGGGGTGTCCCTCTTGTTTAAAATGATTGTAAAAACGTTGCCTTGTTGCAACATTCTGCAAATGAATCTTGAATATTATTGTAAAATCAAAGTGTTGCATATGGTTGCATATTTGCCACCTTCGTTTATTTTTTGCATCGTTGCAACATCTCGCCCAAGTCGTTCCTGTAACATATTATAATTATTGATTTTGCATTATTGTCAGAAGTTGTCCCCCGCGACTATATAATGATGTGCTGAGTTTTTTATTGTCTGTTTGATCAGTCAGGAAGGTACGGTATCCGTGCATATTCTACATGTAGAACTAAAATCGGCTCGTGGATGAAATTTGAATATTATGGTTCAAGGGAGGTATGGGATAGTGAGTAGCTGTTTTTGCTTGTGAAGAAATGATACAAGCGTGTTTTGTTGCTTCTCTAGATTGGATGAGTAATCACTGTAACTGGATGTTTTTCAAGAATAAGTCTTAAAAACAGACAGTTGTCTATTGGTGATGTCTGTCAGGAGGTGGAAAGTGTCGAAAAGACAGCTAGTAAGGTGTCTGGTGCATTAATGCAACTAATGTTGCCGTAGTGCATCTTGGGTTTTAACTCGGCTTATCATCTTGGTATAAAAAGAAAAAAAACTTATAAGTTGCATTTATGAAACGTTGAGTTAGCATTTTTGCAACTTGAGAGGGACGTTTTTGCCCCAGATGCGCTTTTTTACACGCTGAGGAGCTCTAGAAAGTCAGTACGATTTATGGCGCCTGTCAGCTTGATTTACAGTCTGCATATTTTTTTTTATTTTTTTTCCTCTAACACGTTATATTTAAATGTTTTCCATGTCGTGTGAATCTCTTTTCACCTTTTTTATTTCAATCAAGGAGGTGAACTATGTATATTGTGCTTGCACGAAAAATCACAAATAATGACAAAAAACGTGCCTATTGGCACTGGTATTGCTGTTATATATCCGGAGCGTCTAACGGCTTTAAGACGTTCCGTGTTTTTTTCAATTTATTGGAGGACATATGCGCTATTTTATTAAATCCTTTATGTTGCTTCTCGTAGCTGCAGTACTAGTTGTCGGTGTTGCCTCTACAGATGCTCAGGCTCGCAAAATTACTCTTCGCCTCGGTCACCCGATGGCACCAGGTAACAACGTTACCCTTGGCTATGAGAAATTTAAAGAGCTCGTAGAAGAACGCTCTAACGGCAAGATCCGCGTTCAGCTCTACGGTAATGCTATTCTTGGTAGTGACCGTGTAACAATGGAATCTGCACAGCGTGGCACTCTTGCTCTCGCTTCTGCTTCTTCCCCGAACATGGCTAACTTCTCAAAAGCATTTATGGTTTTTGACCTTCCTTACGTTACCAGCCCTAAGTATCAGGAAAAACTTTACGCAGCTCTAGATAACGGAGAGCTCGGAAAGTACCTTGCGGCTGAACTTGAGAAGATCAACCTTAAGCCTATCATGTACAGTGAATACGGCTACCGTAACTTTGTTGCGACACAGAATGAAATCAAATCTGTGGCAGATCTTGCAAACATGAAAGTGCGTACCACTGCTTCTCCTGTAGAAGTAGCAGTAGCTTCTAAGCTCGGTATGAACCCAACCCCAATCGCTTGGGGCGAAGTTTACACAGCACTTCAGCAGGGTACCGTTGATGGCGAAGGTAACACCTTCTCCCTTCTCAACGATGCTAAGCACACCGAAGTTCTCAAGTATGCAATGGATTCTGCTCACAACTACTCAATGCACATTCTTCTTATGAACAAGAAGACGTTCGAAGGTCTTACCCCAGAACTGCAGGAAGTAATTGTTTCTTCAGGCCATGATGCACTTGTTTACCAGCGTGGCATTACTGCTGACCTCGAAGTAAAAGCTGTTGAAGCTTTCAAAGCACAGGGCATTAAAATTCACAAACTCAGCGATGCTGAGCGTGCTGAATTTGTAACTCTTACACGCCCTGTCTGGGACGAGTTCTCTAAAGAGATCCCTAAGGATCTTCTTAAACTTGTTCAAGATACACAGAAGTAGTTCCGTTAAGGGGCAGGCTTCTTAGCCTGCCCCTTTCTATATGCGGTTCTGCACAGGAGACAAAATGACAACTCTTTCCCAGAAGACGTCCTGGCTCGCTTGGCTGGACG
It includes:
- a CDS encoding sodium:solute symporter, which encodes MGLHWLDMLVVFLYFGLVIWMGIYTMSKVENFDDYAVAGRSVPTAILFATIAATLCGGGATIGRIAFMHKAGIVVFAGLLGVVINQFWSGFFIAGKVREAGKNIYSIGDIFGLYYGRMGRLFSSIVAFLFCLALFGVQILAMGRILQTATGMDIIPAAILSSVITVAYTWSGGMLAVVLTDAVQYVVLALGISLCGILAMNNAGGFDHIMEVLHSTPEMAAKLQPFADWSPLQLLGFFLAFLLGEFCAPYFIQRYATAKSAKDSKKGVLIFAGYYGFFLATTAGIGLASLVLQPNVEPGLALTNLVRDTLPMGLAGIVFGALLAAVMSTGDSFINTAAVIYTRDIYNEFINKTATQAALLKQSRWATLIIGGGSIAVAVLFQDVFGLMVYVFKLWPSAVLPPLLIALSGKLGTIKISPYAGAPAILFGLTACLIWGDKVLHEPYGIPANLVGILANCLVLFVVHMATKNIEPKGAFVPEKLL
- a CDS encoding sigma-54-dependent Fis family transcriptional regulator gives rise to the protein MQNISSRHTTAQGSELFVSTQFKARSHVQIIEESHARSRAAGIDPNQTSAPEKYKISPEMLRQRIKDSQPFYDLVTTQMSTLYRILQGSGFCMAVADADGYVLHTLGDAHLLSHYKKGNCMPGYLWTEEAVGTCGIGLVLIEGIPIQISGKEMFCKRAHHITNSATPVHDNNGKLLGVIALSGLASAVHIHTLGMVILTAKAIRSQIGEIEKAREIAIRNTYMTALMESDQRGIITLNGDGDIVQINKKATALLGLDQSNASSASLHSPDSQESLNISALTRTRMNWKQTLRAKQGFTEREVTFIRGDSRFQLVCTLDPITMPDGESAGGMLLVVEHDRILQLANEMAGSQARFTFNSIIGSSSSLKEAKKVANAAARGDAAVLLHGETGTGKELFAQAIHNASPRHNKPFVVINCGAIPNELLESELFGYVEGAFTGARKGGRPGKFELADGGTLFLDEIGDMPLDMQVKILRALQSGEVNRVGDMQTIKVDLRIIAATNVDLDTAIKRGTFREDLFYRISTLNITIPPLRDRGNDVLTLAETFLHRIRPRLGKPDLEYSSSALQAFSQATWPGNIRQLENSVERAVNICEQRVIMPDDLGLDYTDTRTAQNIASDSDHSNHANVPAEVANLDTNSEAMLGEMEQALIARLMNENDSNISKVARSLGVSRPTLYRKLKKYDLSQN
- a CDS encoding glycyl radical protein, translating into MSCCVSPHEQRLLDKIEGKEDIYRASHPRVFKILETFDNVRPMIDIERAKYFTDSMKETEGEMLCLRWAKAMKHVAENITVYIDDDNLICGRGGVKGRYGLLYPELDGDFLGVAVEDLPNRTESPFSITPEDAKVVVEEIAPYWQGKTYHEALNKSFPEEVHKLSYDDPEGLNSRFIVNETSSFRSSIQWVHDYEKILKRGFGGIKAEALEKIEALDPLSPIDNVEKKPFLEGIVIVCDAIITWARRHAELAAELAKKESDPVRKAELEKMAEVCAHVPEHPARTFHEAVQSQWFTQMFSRIEQKTGTIVSNGRMDQYFYPYYQADIEAGIIDDEKALELLECLWVGMAQFIDLYVSPTGGAFNEGYAHWEAVTIGGQTPEGRDATNELTYMFLKSKREFPLHYPDLAARIHSRSPERYLADVAETIKDGSGFPKLINDEEVVPLYVSKGATFAEAYDYAVSGCTEARMPNRDTYTSGGAYINFVAALEMVLHNGKMLKHGDEVLGLETGNPLEMNSWDEFWNAYEKQHHHFLKTAFYQQYVINNLRAKHFAQPMGSAMHDLCMKHCVDLHTPQIPEGINMGYFEHMGLGTLVDSLCAIKKLVFEDKKLTMKEVIEACDCNFEGKEDVRQLLMTAPCYGNDDVYADEVANKVDSLNVLYGQKYAKELGMHNDVRYVPFTSHVPFGKVVGASPNGRLAWTALSDGSSASHGADHNGPTAVLLSNYTSKNYGHRDRAARMLNIKFTPKCVEGEEGTDKLVSFIRTFCDLKLWHVQFNVINKDTLVAAQKDPEKYRSLIVRIAGYSAYFVDLSPDLQNDLIARTAHESV
- a CDS encoding TRAP transporter substrate-binding protein, giving the protein MRYFIKSFMLLLVAAVLVVGVASTDAQARKITLRLGHPMAPGNNVTLGYEKFKELVEERSNGKIRVQLYGNAILGSDRVTMESAQRGTLALASASSPNMANFSKAFMVFDLPYVTSPKYQEKLYAALDNGELGKYLAAELEKINLKPIMYSEYGYRNFVATQNEIKSVADLANMKVRTTASPVEVAVASKLGMNPTPIAWGEVYTALQQGTVDGEGNTFSLLNDAKHTEVLKYAMDSAHNYSMHILLMNKKTFEGLTPELQEVIVSSGHDALVYQRGITADLEVKAVEAFKAQGIKIHKLSDAERAEFVTLTRPVWDEFSKEIPKDLLKLVQDTQK